Proteins encoded within one genomic window of Argiope bruennichi chromosome 7, qqArgBrue1.1, whole genome shotgun sequence:
- the LOC129975582 gene encoding uncharacterized protein LOC129975582: protein MVHLPDIILVQEPYINEGKITGIPSSWNQWISNNQKADLIALPSCRSPVFLHSTDNSTAIKMQMDKGPLTIISSYSSPHSNISETLQDLDVLLKSIGTEMALIGEDLNAHSKIWGYRDENARGFLVEDLIAANHLFLLNNRNSPPTFETNNGKGWPDLSIVKEAYLASICNWEVLEDYSLSDQKYIKIHISSQRKGSSYYRFKTAYGGHSKMIQQLSTKIQELLNSIASFQNHEVLSAASHLIYNLKSSRHAKQPTR from the coding sequence ATGGTCCATCTTCCAGATATAATACTAGTTCAAGAACCTTACATAAATGAGGGGAAAATCACAGGAATTCCATCTTCATGGAATCAATGGATTTCCAACAACCAAAAAGCAGATTTAATCGCCCTTCCTTCCTGCCGAAGCCCAGTTTTTCTTCATTCTACGGATAACTCCACagcaattaaaatgcaaatggaTAAAGGCCCACTGACAATAATTTCCTCCTATTCTTCGCCacattcaaacatttcagaaacttTACAAGACCTTGATGTTCTTCTCAAGAGCATCGGAACGGAAATGGCTCTCATAGGGGAAGACCTTAATGCTCACAGTAAAATCTGGGGATACAGAGATGAAAATGCCAGAGGATTTTTAGTGGAAGATCTCATCGCAGCAAATCATTTGTTTCTCCTAAACAACAGAAATTCTCCCCCTACTTTTGAAACTAACAATGGAAAAGGCTGGCCAGACCTTTCAATCGTCAAAGAAGCATACCTTGCCTCAATCTGTAATTGGGAAGTCCTCGAGGATTACTCTCTAAGTGAccaaaaatacatcaaaattcatATCTCCTCTCAACGCAAAGGCTCGAGCTACTACCGTTTTAAAACAGCATATGGCGGCCACAGTAAAATGATTCAGCAACTCAGCACAAAAATCCAAGAGCTTCTCAACTCAATAGCGTCCTTTCAGAATCATGAAGTTCTCTCGGCAGCCTCACATTTAATTTACAACTTGAAATCTTCAAGGCATGCAAAACAACCTACAAGGTAA